The Falco peregrinus isolate bFalPer1 chromosome 12, bFalPer1.pri, whole genome shotgun sequence genome has a segment encoding these proteins:
- the DTYMK gene encoding thymidylate kinase translates to MAGRRGALIVLEGVDRAGKSTQGRRLVEALRAAGHRADLLRFPERTTEIGQLISSYLLKEKNLEDHTVHLLFSANRWEHVPLMKEKLHQGITLVVDRYAFSGAAFTSAKENFCLDWCKQPDVGLPKPDLILFLHLSPEAAAERGNFGNERYENSPFQEKVLQSFYHLMRDKTLNWKTMDASKSIEDLHREIKSIAEETLQEAQNKPLGELWK, encoded by the exons ATGGCGGGCCGGCGTGGCGCCCTGATCGTGTTGGAGGGGGTGGACCGCGCCGGGAAGAGCACGCAGGGCAGGCGGCTGGTGGAGGCTCTGCGGGCTGCCGGCCACCGCGCCGACCTTCTCCGCTTCCCGG AGAGAACAACGGAGATCGGGCAGCTGATCAGCTCCTAcctgctgaaggagaagaaCCTGGAGGACCACACTGTTcacctccttttctctgctaACCGCTGGGAACATGT GCCATTGATGAAAGAGAAACTACATCAAGGGATCACACTTGTGGTTGACAGATACGCCTTTTCTGGAGCGGCCTTCACAAGTGCCAAAGAG AACTTCTGCCTGGACTGGTGCAAACAGCCTGATGTTGGACTCCCAAAGCCAGATCtgattctgtttcttcactTGAGCCCTGAAGCCGCAGCGGAGCGAGGGAACTTTGGAAATGAGCGTTACGAGAACAGCCCCTTCCAAGAGAAGGTTCTACAGTCCTTCTATCATCTGATGAGGGACAAGACATTAAACTGGAAG ACAATGGATGCTTCAAAGAGCATAGAAGATTTGCACAGAGAAATCAAGTCCATTGCAGAGGAGACCCTGCAGGAGGCTCAGAATAAACCTTTGGGAGAACTCTGGAAATAG
- the ING5 gene encoding inhibitor of growth protein 5, whose translation MATAMYLEHYLDSIENLPCELQRNFQLMRELDQRTEDKKAEIDSLAAEYIESVKNMLPEERVEHLKKIQSAYSKCKEYSDDKVQLAMQTYEMVDKHIRRLDADLARFEADLKDKLEGSDFETPGSRSLKKGRSQKDKKGSRGRGRRTSEEDTPKKKKLKGGSEFADTILSVHPSDVLDMPVDPNEPTYCLCHQVSYGEMIGCDNSDCPIEWFHFACVDLTTKPKGKWFCPRCVQERKKKK comes from the exons ATGGCGACCGCCATGTACCTGGAGCACTACCTGGACA GTATCGAGAACCTGCCCTGTGAGCTGCAGAGGAACTTCCAGCTGATGCGGGAGCTGGATCAGAGAACTGAAG ataagaaagcagaaattgaCAGTCTTGCAGCAGAATACATTGAATCAGTGAAGAACATGTTACCTGAGGAGCGAGTGGAACACCTGAAGAAAATCCAGAGTGCCTACAGCAAATGTAAAGAGTACAGTGATGATAAAGTCCAGCTGGCCATGCAGACGTACGAGATG GTGGATAAGCATATCCGCCGGCTGGATGCAGACTTGGCAAGGTTTGAAGCAGATCTGAAAGATAAACTGGAAGGCAGTGACTTTGAAACCCCTGGATCTCGAAGCCTGAAAA aGGGCCGAagtcagaaagacaaaaaaggctCTCGTGGTCGAGGCAGGCGAACGTCTGAAGAAGAtacaccaaagaaaaagaaactcaaaGGAGG ATCTGAGTTTGCTGATACCATCCTGTCGGTGCATCCTTCAGATGTCCTAGACATGCCAGTGGACCCCAACGAACCCACCTACTGCTTGTGTCACCAGGTGTCCTATGGAGAAATGATTGGCTGTGACAACTCGGAT tgcCCGATTGAATGGTTCCACTTTGCTTGTGTGGACCTCACCACCAAACCAAAAGGGAAATG GTTTTGTCCTCGTTGtgttcaggaaagaaagaaaaagaagtaa